From one Geoalkalibacter sp. genomic stretch:
- a CDS encoding TetR/AcrR family transcriptional regulator has translation MSEPKPDKQRAILDAALILFAERGFHGAPTSLIAERAGVGVGTIYRYFKDKDALIHELFRELHARARERIFADYSLEQPIRERFLFIFSRVLRMFIAEPREFRFMEQYHYSPYAPVAQAEIPEESELVRQLLAEARAQQIIKDAPMPVLESIAFGPIVALAKEHISGRQPVDDELIRLTVEACWDGLKR, from the coding sequence ATGTCCGAGCCGAAACCCGACAAGCAGCGCGCCATTCTCGATGCCGCCCTGATTCTCTTTGCCGAGCGCGGCTTTCATGGCGCGCCGACCTCCCTCATCGCCGAGCGGGCCGGGGTCGGCGTCGGCACGATTTACCGCTACTTCAAGGACAAGGACGCCCTCATCCACGAGCTGTTCCGCGAACTGCACGCCCGCGCCCGGGAACGGATTTTCGCCGACTATTCCCTAGAGCAGCCTATCCGCGAGCGCTTCCTCTTCATCTTTTCGCGCGTGCTGCGCATGTTCATCGCCGAGCCCCGCGAATTCCGCTTCATGGAGCAGTATCACTACTCGCCTTATGCGCCGGTCGCGCAAGCCGAGATTCCCGAGGAATCCGAGCTTGTCCGCCAGCTGCTGGCCGAGGCGCGCGCCCAGCAGATCATCAAGGACGCGCCCATGCCGGTGCTCGAATCCATCGCCTTCGGACCCATCGTCGCCCTGGCCAAGGAGCACATCAGCGGCCGTCAACCGGTGGACGACGAGTTGATCCGGCTCACCGTGGAAGCCTGTTGGGATGGCCTGAAGCGCTAA
- a CDS encoding nitroreductase family protein, with amino-acid sequence MKDILYRRSIRKYTADPVSEQDMEDLLRAAMAAPSAGNEQPWHFIILTERRLLDAIADFHPYAGMAREAPAAILVCGDPALEKYPGYWVQDLSAAVENLLLAAQSKELGAVWVGIYPTEDRVHKVRELLAIPESIIPFALVPFGHPAEKKPPAERYNPQRVHRNGWTG; translated from the coding sequence ATGAAGGATATTCTCTATCGTCGCAGCATCCGCAAGTACACCGCCGACCCAGTGAGCGAGCAGGACATGGAAGATCTTCTGCGCGCCGCCATGGCCGCGCCTTCGGCGGGCAATGAGCAACCCTGGCACTTCATCATCCTCACCGAGCGGCGCCTGCTCGATGCCATCGCCGATTTTCATCCCTACGCGGGCATGGCCCGCGAGGCGCCGGCCGCGATCCTGGTGTGCGGCGATCCGGCTTTGGAGAAGTATCCCGGCTATTGGGTGCAGGATCTGAGCGCCGCGGTGGAAAACCTGCTCCTCGCCGCCCAGAGCAAGGAGTTGGGAGCCGTGTGGGTCGGCATCTATCCCACGGAGGATCGGGTACACAAGGTGCGCGAACTGCTCGCCATTCCGGAATCGATCATCCCCTTCGCCCTGGTGCCCTTCGGCCACCCGGCGGAAAAAAAACCACCGGCCGAACGCTACAATCCGCAGCGTGTGCACCGCAACGGCTGGACGGGCTGA
- a CDS encoding enoyl-CoA hydratase-related protein, which produces MSELVLLEMDEGIATLTINRPEVMNALNNDTLLALRRHLAALDGDPRARVVILTGAGEKAFVAGGDIAGMRDFGPLQAREMAQLAQDVLNGIERCAKPVIAAVNGYALGGGCELAMACDLRIAGDKARFGQPEVNLGIIPGWAGTQRLARLVGKGRALELLFSGEMIDAQEAWRIGLVNRVVPQDQLLAETRKFAQVIAGKGQVAVRLCKEAVVNGLEMDSRRAALYEAELFGLCFATNDQKEGMKAFLEKRKAKFQDC; this is translated from the coding sequence ATGAGTGAACTGGTTTTGTTGGAGATGGACGAAGGCATCGCCACTCTCACCATCAACCGTCCCGAGGTGATGAATGCCCTGAACAACGACACGCTGCTGGCTCTGCGCCGGCACCTCGCGGCTCTGGACGGCGATCCGCGGGCGCGGGTCGTCATCCTCACCGGGGCGGGGGAGAAGGCCTTCGTCGCCGGTGGGGACATCGCCGGCATGCGCGATTTCGGCCCCCTGCAAGCCCGGGAGATGGCGCAACTGGCGCAGGACGTGCTCAACGGCATCGAGCGTTGCGCCAAGCCGGTGATCGCCGCCGTCAACGGCTACGCCCTGGGCGGCGGCTGCGAACTGGCCATGGCCTGCGACCTGCGCATCGCCGGCGACAAGGCCCGCTTCGGCCAGCCCGAGGTCAATCTCGGCATCATTCCCGGCTGGGCCGGCACCCAGCGTTTGGCGCGTCTGGTCGGCAAGGGGCGGGCGCTGGAGCTGCTGTTCAGCGGCGAGATGATCGACGCCCAGGAGGCCTGGCGCATCGGCCTGGTCAACCGCGTTGTGCCTCAAGACCAACTGTTGGCCGAAACCCGAAAGTTCGCCCAGGTGATTGCCGGAAAGGGGCAGGTGGCGGTGCGCCTGTGCAAGGAGGCGGTGGTCAACGGTCTGGAGATGGACAGCCGGCGCGCCGCGCTCTACGAAGCCGAGCTGTTCGGCCTGTGCTTTGCGACCAATGACCAGAAAGAAGGGATGAAAGCCTTTCTGGAGAAACGAAAAGCAAAGTTTCAAGATTGTTGA
- a CDS encoding metallophosphoesterase family protein, whose protein sequence is MVRFIHAADIHLDSPLRGLEAYPDAPLNEIRAATRRAFDNLIELALEEKVAFVLLCGDLYDGDWKDYNTGLYFAQRMGRLRQAGIRVFIVSGNHDAASHITRHLQWPDNVHVFASKKAQTVYLKDLGVALHGQGYAQRALSENLAAAYPQGEAGWFNIGLLHTALNGRPGHEPYAPCSLDQLRAKGYDYWALGHVHQREVVSETPWVVFPGNLQGRHVREPGAKGCTLVSVSEGAVTAVEHRPLDVLRWARCEVDVSGAAGEEEVYGRVRTALEEQKAQAEGRTLALRLILVGRAPVHALLHEQASRWTEEIRALAAALGELWLEKVRFATRADAVAGDALNEDSPFAGLLRSLAEVRLEGHQLYDLVPELEELRNRLPAELLGGEDPFDPTQPAQFAELQQDVRELLMARLVHQGKSP, encoded by the coding sequence ATGGTGCGTTTCATTCATGCCGCCGATATCCATCTCGACAGCCCCCTGCGGGGCCTGGAAGCCTATCCCGACGCTCCCCTCAACGAAATCCGCGCCGCCACCCGGCGCGCCTTCGACAATCTCATCGAACTGGCGCTGGAAGAGAAGGTGGCCTTCGTGCTGCTTTGCGGCGATCTCTACGACGGCGACTGGAAGGACTACAACACCGGCTTGTATTTCGCCCAGCGCATGGGCCGTCTGCGGCAGGCCGGCATCCGCGTGTTCATTGTGTCCGGCAACCATGATGCGGCCAGCCATATTACCCGTCATTTGCAGTGGCCTGACAATGTGCATGTGTTCGCATCCAAAAAAGCGCAGACGGTTTATCTGAAAGACCTCGGCGTGGCCCTGCATGGTCAGGGGTATGCCCAGCGCGCCCTCAGCGAGAACCTGGCGGCCGCCTATCCGCAAGGCGAAGCAGGCTGGTTCAATATCGGCCTGCTGCATACCGCCCTCAACGGTCGGCCCGGCCACGAACCCTATGCACCCTGCTCTCTCGATCAACTGCGCGCCAAGGGCTACGACTACTGGGCGCTGGGCCATGTGCATCAGCGCGAGGTGGTGAGCGAGACGCCCTGGGTGGTGTTCCCCGGCAATCTCCAGGGACGCCATGTCCGCGAACCCGGTGCCAAGGGCTGCACCCTGGTCAGCGTAAGCGAGGGCGCGGTGACGGCGGTGGAACATCGGCCCCTCGACGTGCTGCGCTGGGCGCGCTGCGAGGTGGACGTGAGCGGTGCGGCGGGCGAGGAAGAGGTGTATGGACGGGTGCGTACCGCCCTGGAGGAGCAAAAAGCCCAGGCCGAAGGGCGCACCCTGGCCCTGCGCCTGATTCTGGTTGGCCGTGCGCCGGTCCACGCCCTGCTGCATGAACAGGCGAGTCGCTGGACCGAGGAGATTCGCGCCCTGGCCGCCGCGCTCGGCGAGCTGTGGCTGGAAAAGGTGCGCTTTGCCACCCGGGCGGATGCCGTGGCGGGTGACGCGCTCAACGAGGATTCCCCCTTTGCCGGTCTGCTCCGTTCTCTTGCCGAGGTTCGGCTCGAAGGCCATCAGCTCTATGACTTGGTGCCGGAACTCGAGGAGTTGCGCAACCGCCTGCCCGCCGAACTGCTCGGCGGCGAGGATCCCTTTGATCCGACCCAGCCCGCGCAGTTCGCCGAATTGCAGCAGGACGTGCGTGAACTGCTCATGGCGCGCCTGGTGCACCAGGGGAAGAGCCCATGA
- a CDS encoding spermidine synthase, which yields MDPWTLIDSAPIPGDGGTLQLYQRNREFTINILGGGVLMSTRTHGSEDELARQACGRIAGRSRPRVLIGGLGMGFTLAAALEQLGPDAEVVVAELVPEVVAWNRGPLGEYAGHPLEDQRTRVREGDVARILRTERQAYDAILLDVDNGPTGLTRKKNNWLYSLDGLKTSRAALRPRGLLAVWSAGPDHAFTERLRKAGFQVSQIQARAHGHKGELHTLWLAERLS from the coding sequence ATGGATCCCTGGACACTGATTGACAGCGCCCCGATTCCGGGCGATGGCGGCACCCTTCAGCTGTACCAGCGCAACCGGGAATTCACCATCAACATCCTGGGGGGCGGCGTGCTGATGAGCACCCGCACTCATGGCTCCGAGGATGAACTGGCCAGACAGGCCTGCGGCCGCATCGCCGGGCGTTCGCGCCCCCGGGTGCTGATCGGTGGTCTGGGCATGGGATTTACCCTGGCCGCGGCCCTTGAACAGCTTGGCCCCGATGCCGAGGTGGTGGTGGCTGAACTGGTGCCGGAGGTGGTGGCCTGGAACCGCGGCCCCCTCGGGGAGTACGCGGGACATCCCCTTGAGGACCAACGGACCAGGGTTCGCGAGGGCGATGTCGCCAGGATTCTGCGAACGGAACGGCAGGCCTATGATGCAATCTTGCTGGACGTTGATAATGGTCCCACGGGCCTCACGCGAAAGAAAAATAATTGGCTCTACTCCCTCGACGGATTGAAGACCTCCCGCGCGGCGCTGCGACCCCGGGGATTGCTGGCCGTGTGGTCGGCCGGACCCGACCACGCCTTCACGGAACGCCTGCGCAAGGCCGGCTTCCAGGTGAGCCAAATCCAGGCACGGGCCCATGGGCACAAGGGGGAGCTTCATACCCTCTGGCTCGCCGAACGGCTCTCCTAG
- a CDS encoding DoxX family protein: protein MFSKLLHTENDYGALFVRLALGIVMFPHGAQKVLGWFGGYGFAGTMGFFTETLGLPYVVALLVVLAEFLGALGLIFGALTRIAALGIGSVMIGAIFMVHLPHGFFMNWSGNQAGEGFEFHLLAIGMSLALLIRGAGALSLDRWLGDKLHEHKEQLAHHHHH, encoded by the coding sequence ATGTTCAGCAAACTGCTTCATACCGAAAACGATTACGGCGCCCTGTTTGTGCGCTTGGCCTTGGGAATCGTCATGTTTCCCCACGGCGCGCAAAAAGTGCTGGGCTGGTTCGGCGGCTACGGCTTTGCCGGGACCATGGGCTTTTTCACCGAGACCCTGGGTTTACCCTATGTTGTCGCCCTGCTGGTCGTACTGGCCGAATTTCTCGGCGCCCTCGGGCTGATCTTCGGCGCCCTGACCCGCATCGCCGCCCTGGGCATCGGCAGCGTCATGATCGGTGCGATCTTCATGGTGCATCTGCCCCACGGTTTCTTCATGAACTGGTCGGGCAATCAGGCGGGCGAGGGTTTTGAGTTTCACCTGCTGGCCATCGGCATGTCCCTGGCGTTGTTGATTCGCGGTGCCGGCGCCCTGTCCCTCGACCGCTGGCTGGGCGACAAGCTGCATGAGCACAAGGAACAACTCGCCCACCATCACCATCATTAA
- a CDS encoding efflux RND transporter periplasmic adaptor subunit, with product MSLSPATRRRILLIAWPTLIMIGLLTAILLMSLPNSQADKQSAEEPPVGPQQGLPVEAVEVKIAPAHRELTAIGTLNANEAVVITAEIAGKISEINFSEGQQVRAGQVLLRLDPSVLQAERDRAAASQGLSEANIRRAELLLKDQAISERERDEAYAQWRLDEASLRLAEAQLAKTVIRAPFNGLLGLRRVSVGAYLNPGEAIVTLDDIDPIKVDFRVPEAHAASLKVGQSVALNVDAVPQRTFSGEVYAIDPQVDVNGRSLLVRARVANAEGVLRPGMFARVNLVLEERAAALMIPEQALVPEGARQLVYRVIGGQVDAVEVEIGLRRDGLVEILHGLEQGDTVITAGQIKVRPGMPVTVLPAAPAPTGNGG from the coding sequence ATGTCTTTGAGTCCCGCAACCCGACGTCGCATCCTGCTGATTGCCTGGCCCACGCTGATCATGATCGGTCTGCTGACGGCCATTTTATTGATGAGCCTGCCCAACTCCCAAGCCGACAAACAGTCCGCCGAGGAGCCGCCGGTCGGCCCGCAACAAGGGTTGCCGGTTGAAGCGGTCGAGGTCAAGATCGCCCCAGCGCATCGCGAACTCACGGCGATCGGCACCTTGAACGCCAACGAAGCCGTCGTCATCACCGCTGAAATCGCCGGCAAGATCAGTGAGATCAATTTCAGTGAAGGCCAGCAGGTGCGTGCCGGACAGGTGCTGCTGCGCCTTGATCCCTCGGTGCTTCAGGCCGAGCGCGACCGTGCCGCCGCCAGCCAGGGACTGAGCGAGGCTAATATTCGCCGCGCCGAACTGCTGCTCAAGGATCAGGCCATTTCCGAGCGCGAGCGCGACGAGGCTTATGCCCAGTGGCGCCTCGACGAAGCCAGCCTGCGCCTGGCCGAGGCTCAGTTGGCCAAGACCGTCATCCGCGCACCCTTTAACGGCCTGCTCGGCTTGCGCCGGGTGAGCGTGGGCGCCTATCTCAATCCCGGTGAAGCCATCGTCACTCTCGATGACATCGACCCGATCAAGGTCGATTTCCGGGTGCCGGAAGCTCATGCCGCGAGCCTCAAGGTCGGCCAGAGTGTGGCGCTGAACGTGGACGCGGTACCGCAGCGGACCTTCTCCGGAGAGGTCTATGCCATCGATCCTCAAGTCGATGTCAACGGCCGCAGTCTGCTGGTGCGCGCTCGGGTGGCCAACGCCGAGGGAGTGCTGCGCCCCGGCATGTTCGCGCGGGTTAATCTGGTGCTGGAGGAGCGCGCGGCGGCTCTGATGATCCCCGAGCAGGCGCTGGTTCCCGAAGGCGCCCGGCAACTGGTCTATCGCGTCATCGGTGGTCAGGTGGATGCCGTCGAGGTCGAGATCGGTTTGCGGCGTGACGGGCTGGTGGAGATTCTGCACGGCCTTGAGCAAGGCGATACGGTGATCACCGCCGGCCAGATCAAGGTGCGCCCAGGCATGCCGGTCACGGTGCTGCCCGCCGCGCCCGCGCCGACCGGCAACGGAGGCTGA
- a CDS encoding YhaN family protein has protein sequence MKLELLDLKAFGPFTDKVLDFSGPLPGLHVVFGRNEAGKSSSLRGLKALLYGFPERTTDNFVHPNEQLLVGGRLRGADGRALVFQRRKKRKADLLDVHGNPLDPGELAAFLHGIEPAVFDALFGIDHETLVSGGQDILEQKGDLGRSLFAAGTGIACLRRILDDLREESDALFKARGSKPEINQALAEYRELQKTLRETSLAAGDWKKLQQTLQDAQAALETLREEQRRCERQKRHLERLRQALPQLAQRRALLAELADLGPVVPLPDDFNLARRGVQEQKRAAEQRLRDAEQRLSDLEQRAAGLSPPRALLDQAESVEELARRLGEYRKGLQDRPSLDGRRRQLKSEAGDLLRQIRPDLPLEGIEALRPMLARRKAIHQLGARREALEQSLRGAERQVRQYADELDKLRRDLAEEVAPPDAEPLQHALARTQKAGEIDEDVRERGQVQVREEQRLAVELKRLGLWSGSWQALLELCLPAAETLSREDERLRRLSDDQERARRLRQDLQDEKRRLVQAKAEMEAAGELPTEGDLREIRRSRDQGWQLLRRQWLGGEDVAVEARAYHAKLPLPEAFEQALGTADETADRLRREAARVHQYAALVAQLDIVAERLAEAQRAEAEYAEALARFQQDWQALWAPCGICPQPPREMALWRAEMEKLRLRVEAWQRAAVELDERRDLRARLRQALVDELAHLGETPAVAGEDLAEVFSAAQQVMRRLEQSARRRAEMAARREDLERSLLRAQVESEEARGSLHAWRDHWQAVLADLGLSADALPGEVDDFLETLQKCFDYLRQADDFQKRIDGIDRDAQGYAAAVRALQSGCAPDLVDLAPDQVVVQMQARLNRGREEQSRLHQLIEDRCQVEDDIRRAAGDLRDAQIELARMCNLARCADEMALDEAERTWARHQRLRERLGDVEARLLQIGEGLSFSDLDEQAGRIDGDELPTLLAEVTLEMEERLDPEISRLNQRIGETRKELERMDGGPRAALTAEQAERTLARLRRLAERYAQLRVAAHVLDNEIERYRAENQDPLLTIASRIFARLTLDAFRGLRADIGDQGQPVLVGVRADGRHLEVAGMSSGTRDQLYLALRLASLEWRLERHDAMPFIVDDILINFDDERSRATLQSLADLGRRNQVILFTHHRQVAETAQRFADEGLAVVHEL, from the coding sequence ATGAAGCTGGAACTCCTCGATCTCAAGGCGTTTGGCCCCTTTACCGACAAGGTGCTCGATTTTTCCGGGCCGCTGCCGGGGCTGCACGTCGTTTTCGGGCGCAACGAGGCGGGCAAGAGCAGCTCCCTGCGCGGGCTCAAGGCCCTGCTCTACGGTTTTCCCGAGCGCACCACCGACAATTTCGTGCATCCCAACGAGCAGTTGCTGGTAGGGGGGCGGCTGCGCGGCGCCGACGGACGCGCGCTGGTGTTCCAGCGGCGCAAGAAACGCAAGGCCGATCTGCTGGATGTCCACGGCAATCCCCTCGATCCGGGGGAACTGGCGGCATTTCTTCATGGCATCGAACCGGCCGTGTTCGACGCTCTGTTCGGCATCGACCATGAAACCCTGGTGAGCGGCGGTCAGGACATTCTCGAACAAAAAGGCGATTTGGGGCGCTCCCTGTTCGCCGCCGGTACCGGTATCGCTTGCCTGCGCCGCATCCTTGACGATTTGCGCGAGGAAAGCGACGCACTTTTCAAGGCGCGGGGCTCCAAGCCCGAAATCAACCAGGCCCTGGCCGAATATCGCGAGTTGCAGAAAACACTTCGCGAAACCAGCCTGGCCGCCGGTGATTGGAAAAAACTTCAGCAGACTTTGCAGGACGCGCAAGCCGCCCTTGAAACCTTGCGCGAGGAGCAGCGCCGATGCGAGCGTCAAAAACGGCACCTGGAGCGCTTGCGCCAGGCCCTGCCGCAACTGGCGCAGCGTCGCGCTCTTCTCGCCGAATTGGCCGACCTCGGCCCGGTCGTCCCCCTGCCCGATGATTTCAACCTGGCGCGGCGCGGCGTCCAGGAGCAAAAACGCGCCGCCGAGCAGCGCCTGCGCGACGCCGAGCAGCGCCTCAGCGATCTTGAGCAGCGTGCTGCGGGATTGAGCCCGCCCCGCGCGCTGCTCGACCAGGCCGAGAGCGTCGAGGAACTGGCGCGGCGCCTCGGCGAATACCGCAAGGGCTTGCAGGATCGGCCGAGTCTCGATGGACGGCGTCGCCAGTTGAAAAGCGAAGCCGGCGATCTGTTGCGGCAGATTCGGCCTGATCTGCCCCTGGAGGGGATCGAAGCCCTGCGGCCCATGCTCGCGCGGCGCAAGGCCATTCACCAGCTGGGGGCCCGCCGGGAAGCCCTGGAGCAGAGCCTGCGCGGCGCCGAGCGCCAGGTGCGGCAATATGCCGACGAGCTGGACAAACTTCGCCGGGATCTGGCCGAAGAGGTTGCGCCGCCGGATGCCGAGCCTTTGCAGCATGCCTTGGCGCGCACGCAAAAGGCCGGTGAAATCGATGAGGATGTGCGCGAGCGCGGGCAGGTTCAGGTTCGCGAGGAGCAGCGCCTCGCCGTCGAACTCAAGCGCCTGGGGCTGTGGAGCGGTTCTTGGCAGGCGTTGCTGGAACTCTGTCTGCCGGCGGCGGAAACGCTCAGTCGCGAAGACGAACGGCTGCGGCGGCTGAGCGACGACCAGGAGCGCGCGCGGCGCCTGCGGCAGGACCTCCAGGACGAAAAACGACGCCTCGTGCAGGCCAAGGCCGAGATGGAAGCGGCGGGCGAACTGCCCACCGAAGGGGATCTGCGCGAAATCCGCCGGAGCCGCGATCAGGGCTGGCAGCTGCTGCGTCGCCAGTGGCTCGGTGGTGAGGATGTGGCCGTTGAGGCTCGCGCCTATCATGCCAAGTTGCCGCTGCCCGAGGCCTTCGAGCAGGCCCTGGGCACGGCGGATGAAACGGCGGACCGCCTGCGCCGCGAAGCCGCGCGGGTGCATCAGTATGCGGCCCTGGTCGCGCAACTCGACATCGTCGCAGAGCGTTTGGCCGAAGCGCAGCGGGCCGAGGCGGAATACGCCGAAGCCTTGGCGCGGTTTCAGCAGGATTGGCAGGCCCTGTGGGCGCCTTGCGGCATTTGCCCCCAGCCGCCGCGCGAGATGGCGTTGTGGCGCGCCGAGATGGAAAAACTGCGGCTGCGGGTGGAGGCCTGGCAACGCGCCGCCGTTGAACTTGACGAGCGCCGCGATCTTCGTGCGCGGCTGCGACAGGCTCTGGTGGACGAACTTGCCCACCTGGGTGAGACGCCCGCCGTTGCCGGGGAGGATTTGGCCGAGGTTTTCTCCGCTGCGCAACAGGTGATGCGTCGTTTGGAGCAGAGCGCGCGGCGGCGGGCCGAAATGGCCGCGCGACGCGAGGATCTGGAGCGCTCTTTGCTGCGCGCCCAGGTCGAATCCGAGGAAGCGCGCGGCAGTTTGCACGCCTGGCGCGACCACTGGCAGGCGGTGCTGGCCGATCTGGGCCTGTCCGCCGACGCCTTGCCCGGGGAAGTCGACGATTTCCTCGAAACCTTGCAGAAATGCTTTGATTATTTGCGGCAGGCGGATGATTTTCAGAAGCGCATCGACGGCATCGATCGCGATGCCCAGGGCTACGCCGCCGCCGTAAGGGCGTTGCAGTCAGGGTGCGCTCCCGACCTTGTTGACCTGGCCCCCGATCAGGTTGTGGTCCAGATGCAGGCTCGCCTCAACCGAGGGCGCGAGGAGCAAAGCCGCTTACACCAGCTGATCGAGGACCGCTGCCAGGTCGAGGACGATATTCGGCGGGCCGCCGGCGATCTGCGGGACGCGCAGATCGAACTGGCGCGGATGTGCAACCTGGCGCGCTGCGCCGACGAAATGGCTCTCGATGAGGCCGAGCGGACCTGGGCAAGACATCAGCGCCTGCGCGAGCGGCTGGGCGATGTGGAGGCGCGCCTGCTGCAGATCGGCGAGGGCCTGAGTTTCTCCGATCTGGACGAGCAGGCGGGGCGGATCGACGGCGATGAACTGCCGACTCTTCTTGCCGAGGTGACACTCGAGATGGAAGAGCGCCTGGATCCGGAAATCAGCCGTCTCAACCAGCGCATCGGTGAGACGCGCAAGGAGCTTGAACGCATGGACGGCGGGCCCCGCGCCGCCCTGACCGCCGAGCAGGCGGAACGCACGCTGGCCCGCTTGCGGCGCCTGGCCGAACGCTACGCCCAGCTGCGGGTCGCGGCCCATGTGCTGGACAATGAAATCGAACGCTACCGCGCCGAGAATCAGGATCCGCTTCTCACCATCGCCTCGCGCATCTTTGCCCGACTCACCCTCGATGCCTTTCGCGGCCTGCGTGCCGATATCGGCGATCAGGGTCAGCCGGTGCTGGTGGGCGTGCGCGCCGACGGTCGCCATCTGGAGGTCGCCGGCATGAGCTCCGGCACCCGCGACCAACTCTATCTCGCCCTGCGCCTGGCCTCCCTGGAATGGCGCCTGGAACGGCACGATGCCATGCCCTTCATCGTCGACGACATCCTCATCAACTTCGACGACGAGCGCTCCCGGGCAACCTTGCAGAGCCTTGCGGATCTGGGGCGACGCAATCAGGTCATTCTTTTCACCCATCACCGCCAGGTGGCGGAAACGGCGCAGAGGTTTGCGGATGAAGGCTTGGCGGTGGTGCACGAGTTGTAA
- a CDS encoding YhdH/YhfP family quinone oxidoreductase, whose amino-acid sequence MSETTFKALIVEEVEPKKFTRRIAERRLGDLPAGDLLIRVRYSSLNYKDALSATGNKGVTRNFPHTPGIDAAGEVVECSCGRFQPGDEVLVTGYDLGMNTPGGFGQYIRIPCEWALKLPQGLSLRESMIIGTAGFTAGLCVWKLEQAGVVPGDGEVLVTGATGGVGSIAVSILARQGFRVAAVTGKPAAAPYLKTLGAAEILTREAVLEGVERPMMKERWAGVVDVVGGDLLAAAIKSTRYGGAVSCCGLVGSPELNINVFPFILRGVSLLGVDSVQCPRAPRLAVWDKLAGPWKPAHLEETAHEVALDGLEEKIHAILKGQVQGRTLVNLG is encoded by the coding sequence ATGTCCGAAACCACATTCAAGGCCCTGATCGTCGAGGAAGTCGAACCGAAAAAATTTACCCGCCGCATCGCCGAGCGCAGGCTCGGCGATCTGCCCGCGGGAGACCTGCTGATTCGTGTGCGCTACTCTTCGCTGAATTACAAGGATGCCCTCTCGGCCACCGGCAACAAGGGCGTGACCCGCAACTTTCCTCACACGCCGGGCATCGACGCCGCCGGCGAAGTGGTGGAATGCAGTTGCGGACGCTTCCAACCCGGCGACGAGGTGCTGGTCACCGGCTATGACCTGGGCATGAATACCCCGGGTGGTTTCGGTCAGTACATCCGCATTCCCTGCGAATGGGCGCTGAAGCTGCCGCAAGGACTGAGCCTGCGCGAAAGCATGATCATCGGCACCGCAGGCTTCACCGCCGGGCTGTGCGTATGGAAGCTGGAACAAGCCGGTGTGGTGCCCGGTGACGGCGAGGTCCTGGTGACCGGGGCCACCGGGGGCGTGGGCAGCATCGCGGTGAGCATCCTCGCCCGGCAGGGCTTTCGCGTCGCGGCAGTGACGGGCAAGCCTGCCGCAGCCCCTTATCTCAAGACCCTGGGCGCCGCCGAGATCCTCACCCGCGAAGCGGTGCTCGAAGGCGTCGAGCGGCCCATGATGAAGGAGCGCTGGGCGGGCGTGGTCGATGTGGTCGGCGGCGATCTGCTCGCCGCCGCCATCAAATCGACGCGCTATGGCGGCGCGGTAAGCTGCTGCGGCCTGGTCGGTTCGCCCGAACTCAACATCAACGTGTTTCCCTTTATCCTGCGCGGGGTGAGCCTGCTCGGCGTCGATTCGGTCCAATGTCCGCGCGCACCGCGCCTGGCGGTGTGGGACAAACTGGCCGGCCCCTGGAAGCCCGCCCACCTCGAAGAGACCGCCCACGAGGTCGCCTTGGACGGGTTGGAGGAGAAGATCCACGCCATCCTCAAGGGCCAGGTCCAGGGGCGTACCCTGGTGAACCTGGGGTGA